From Longimicrobium sp.:
ACGGCGTGCTCCTCGCGCGCCAGGGTGGACGCCAGGTCGAAGCGGAAGCCGTCCACGTGCATCTCCTGCACCCAGTAGCGCAGCGAGTCGTTGATCAGCTTGATGACCTGCGGGTGGCGCGCGTTCAGCGAGTTGCCCGTCCCCGTGTAGTCCATGTAGAAGCGGGGATCGTCCTTCATCAGCCGGTAGTACGTGGGGTTGTCGATCCCCTTGAACGACAGCGTCGGCCCCAGGTGGTTCCCCTCGGCGGTGTGGTTGTACACCACGTCCAGAATCAGCTCGATGCCGGCCGCGTGCAGCGCCCGCACCATCTCCTTGAACTCGTTCACCTGCCCGCCGCGGTCGCCGCTCCCGGAGTAGCGCGCGTCCGGCGAGAAGAAGTTGAGGGTGCTGTACCCCCAGTAGTTGGTCAGCCCCTTGTCGATCAGGTACCCGTCGTCCACGAAGTCGTGGATGGGGAGCAGCTCCAGCGCCGTGACGCCGATGGACTTGAGGTGCTCTACGACGGCCGGGTGCGCCACGCCGGCGTAGGTGCCGCGCAGCTCCTGGGGCACGTCGGGATGAAGGGCGGTGAGCCCTTTGACGTGCGCCTCGTAGATGACCGTGCGGTGCCACGGGGTGCGGGGCCGCCGGTCGCCCTTCCAGTCGAACGCGGGGTCCACCACGATGCCGCGCGGCATCTGCGCGGCGCTGTCCCGCTCGTCGCGCGCCATGTCCTCGCCGGGGTCGCCCAGCGGGTAGCCGAAGACCTCCGGCGCCCAGGCCACCTTGCCGGCCACGGCGCGCGTGTAGGGGTCCAGCACGAGCTTGTGCGGGTTGAAGCGCAGCCCCTGCGCCGGCTCGTACGACCCCTCCACGCGGAAGGCGTACGGCTGCCCCGGCTTCAGCCCCGGGATGTAGCCGTGCCACACGTGCGCCGTGGTGTCGCGCAGCCGCACGCGCGCCGTCTCCACCGTGTGGTCCGCGGGGTCGAAGAGGCAGAGCTCCACGTCCGTCGCCTTCTCGGAGAAGAGGGCGAAGTTGACCCCCTCGCCGTCCCACGTAGCACCCAACGGGGAGCGTGTCCCCGGCAATACCTTGATGTCCACTGGTCACTCCGTTGATCGATTCCATCCCGCCGCTGCCGGACGCGGGGTGATGGCAAGTCGGGGGCCGGACCGGCGACACCCTTGCCCCGGACGCCTTGCGGCGGCAACTTCGCGTCTCCGCGTGGGCCACGAAGTCAAAGGGACCGAGATGAAGATCGAAGACGCGCTCGAGCACGTGTCGGACGGCGTGGTCGGGCTGGACGCGGAGTTCCGCGTGGCGTACGCCAACGGGCGCGCCGAGCTCCTGCTGGGAAAACGGAGCGTGGACCTGGTGGGGCAGGGGTGGTGGGAGATCTTTCCCTACCTGGTGGGCTCCCCGGCCGAGCGGGACCTGCGCGCGGTGGCCACGGGGCGGCTGGCCCGGCACTTCAAGGTCTTCCATCCGCCGCGCTACGCCTGGCATGAGGTGACGGCCGTCCCCTCCGGCGACGGCATACTCCTGGTGATGCGCGACGTCACCGACGTGACCCGCGCGCGCCAGCAGGAGACGGTGCGCGAAGCGGTGCGCGAGGTGATCGACCTGGCGCCCGTGGCCATCAGCGTCATGCGCGGCCCCGACCACCGCGTGGAGATCATGAACCAGTTCTCCCGGCAGCTGCTGGGTGGCCGGGACCTGGAGGGGAGGACGGTGCGCTCGGTGCTCCCGGAGCTCGAGGGGCAGGGGCTGTTCGAGATCCTGGACGGCGTGTACACCTCCGGCGAGCCGTTCCAGGGCAGCGAAGTTCCCATTGCCTTCGACCGTGTGGGCGACGGAACGATGTACGAGGGTTTCTTCAACTTCAGCTACCAGCCCCTCTTCTCGGTGGACGGCCAGGTGAACGGCGTGCTCAGCGTGAGCGTGGAAGTCACCGACCTGGTGCTGGAGCGCTCACGCCTGGAGCAGCGCGCGGCCGAGCAGGAAGCGGTGCTGGCCCGGCTTGGCGGCGGCGCGGCCGCGGCGGACGGGGAGGGGCCGGGTTGAGCTACGCGCGGTCTCCTGCTGGCCTCACGCAGAGGCGCAGAGACGCAGGAGATTCACACGGCAGCGCGTTGCAATAGCGGGATCAACGGCCGAGCTCGGACCTCCGCTGCGGACGCCGCACGACGAGGTAGAGCAGAGCTCCCAGCACCGGCGCCAGGAGGATGGCGAGCGCCCACGCGATCTTGGTGTTTCCCTCGCTGCTCTCCTTGACCAGGCACTCGTACAGAGCCCAAGGCCACAGCAGGAACACGCTGCTGAACATCGCCATCACCAGGATCATCTCCATAAACCCCAATCCAAACGGCATGGCTCCCTCCTGTATTGGCGCGCCCATCCCGAGTTGACGAGTGCATCTCCCGCGCGCCATGTAACGCGGGATTCAAGCCAGTTCCTGCGGGTAGGAAGAAGCCCCTCCATTGCGCCTCCCACCCGCCCCCCGCAGCTTGCCTCGGCACCCACACTCCCCAGCCGAAGGCATGCCCGATGGACGACCCGACCTGGTGGATCGATGCGCTGATGGCACCGGGCGGGCAGGAGCTGATGGCGGAGCTCGCCGCGGAGCCGCTGACCGCCGCCAACGAGATCCGCCTGATCACGCGGCTGCGCGAGAGGCATCCGCCGGAGCTCGTCCCGGTCGCGGTGGGCCAGGCCAGGCTTCGCGCGCGCGCCCGCGCGAAGTTCACCCACGCGGACCGGATGTACTTCACCGCGCCCGCGCTGGAGCAGGCGTCCACCGAGCGGATGGCCCGCAACCACGCGCGCCGCTACGCCGGCTTCGACCGCATGGCCGACCTGTGCAGCGGCATCGGCGGCGACCTCATCGCGCTGGCGGAGGGGCGCTCGGTGCTCGCCGCCGACCTGGACCCGGTCCACAGCCGCCTCGCCTGCATCAACGCGGAGGCAAACGGCGTGGGCGCGGCGGTGGAGTGCGTGTGCGCCGACGTGCGCGACCTCTCGCTCGACGGCATCCCCGCCGCCTTCGTGGACCCCGCCCGCCGCGCCGGCGGCCGCCGCTTCCAGACGGGGAGCGGCGAGCCGTCGCTGGAGTGGTGCTTCGACCTTGCCGCCCGCGGCACCGCGCTCGGCATCAAGGCCGCCCCCGGCCTCCCACTGGAGCTGGCGCCGGACGGCTGGGAGGTGGAGTTCGTGTCCGAGGGCGGCGAGCTCAAGGAGTCCGTGCTCTGGTCACCCGCCCTGGCCACGGTGGCCCGCCGCGCCACCCTCCTCCCCACGGGCGACACGCTGGTGCCGGAGGACGGCCCCGCGGTCGAGGTGCGCTTGCCCGGTGACTACCTGATCGACCCCGACCCGGCGGTCACGCGCTCCAGCACGGTGGAGGAGCTGGCGCGCTCCCTGGGCTGCTGGAAGATCGACGAGCAGATCGCCTTCCTTTCATCGGACCGCGACGTGCGCACCCCGTTCGGGCGCACGCTGCGGGTGGAGGCGTCGCTGCCCTGGAACCTGAAGCAGCTCCGCCACGTGCTGCGCGAGGCGGGCATCGGCGTGGTGGACATCCGCAAGCGCGGCTCGGCGGTGGACGTGGACGAGATCCAGCGCAAGCTCAAGCTCGCCGGCGCCCGCAGCGCCACCGTCGTCCTCACCCGCGTCTCCGACCGCCCCTGGATGCTCGTCTGCACCGATCCGCCCCGGTAGTTCCGCGACAACAGGCCTCACGCAGAGGCGCGGAGACGCAGGAGAGAACAGCAACTGCATGGCTCACACAGAGCCACAGAGCCACAGAGAAAACCGCATCAAGGTTTTCTCCGTGGCTTTCAGTTCCTTCTGTGGCCTCTGTGTGATGCCTTTCTCTGTTGTTCTCTCCCTGCGTCTCTGCGCCTCTGCGTGAGACAAGCCGGTCAGAATGCACGCCGGTTTCCACTAAACGCGCCTCGAAGCAGATCCCGCAGTGCACGCGGCTTCCGCCCAGCGAGGCGCTCCACGTCGCCGGTGACGATGTCGAAGCCGCTCTGGACGAACTTCTCCTGGATGGAGAGGACCACGCCGACGACCGGCGCGGGCAGCCCCGCCCCCTCCATCCCCTGGCGCAGCACTGCCTGCGGCAGCGCGGCGAACGAGAACGGCTGCCCGGACGCCTCGGCCACCAGCGCGGCCCGCTCGACGCCGCTCAGGGTCTCCGGCCCCGTCGCGTTGTAGATCGCGCCCTCATGCCCCTCGCCGGCCAGGATGCCGGCCGCCGCCGCGGCCACATCCTCGCGCCAGACGAACGCCACCCGGTTCTCGCCGAGGCCAGTCAGCACGCCGCCCTGGAGGGACATCTGCGCCTCCTGCAGGAACGCCTCGGCGTAGTAGTTCATGCGGAGGATCGTCCAGCGCGGCGCGGCGCGCATCAGGTGCTGCTCGGCGGCCCAGTACGATGCGTAGATGTCCGGCTCCTCCGCCGCGCGCGTGCCCGCCGACGACATCAGCACGATGTGCCCGACTCCCGCCGCCACGGCCGCGTCGATGGCCGCGAGCGACTGCCCCGCCCGGCGTCCGGGGCCCATCTCCCCGGTGGGAATGATCAGCACCCGGTCCAGCCCCGCGTACGCGGCGGCGAGCGTCTCCGGCCGATCGTAGTCGCCCATCCGTCCCTCCACGGGGGCGGTGACCCGCTCCGGAGAGCGGGAGATACCCACGACGTCGTGTCCGCCCCGGCGAACGAGCTCCGCCACGGTGGCCGCGCCGAGCTGACCGCTCGCCCCGCTGATTCCGATCCGCATGTTCGGTCTCTCTTTCCGGTTCTGTGTGTTGGTCAGGCCCGCGGCACGATGCGCGCCGGGCCCGAGCGCCCCCACGCCACGAACGCGGCGAGGAGCGCTGGGATGAGGTTGAAGGCGAGCACGCTGGCCTCGCCGCGCGTGACGTGAAAGGCGGCGGCGAGCAGCATGACCACCGCCAGTCCGGCCGCCGCCAGCGGCGTAAGCCACGGCTTGATCCGGGTCGCCGCCGGCAGGATGAGGCCGGCGGCGCCGGCAAGCTCGGCGAAGCCGATGAAGCGCGCCATCCACACGGGGACGTCGGTGATCCACGGCGACGACTGCGCGGCCTCGGCGATCGGATTCAGGCCGTGGTTGATGCCGGCCATCACGAAGAAGGCGGCCAGGAGCAGCTGGACTACCCACAGGGTGACGTGGAGCGCGCGGCTCCGGGGTTCGGTGTGCATGGACATGGTCCGTTTGGTCGTGATGCGGGGTTGATCTCGTGGAGTGCGGCGGCGTTCACCACCCGTCGAGCGCCTTGCGGAGCTGGGGAAGCACGCGGGTACCGAGCAGCTCGATGCTCCTGAGGAAGGCGGCGTGCGGCATCCCGCCGACGTCCATCTGCAGGATCTGCCGGGAGTGGCCGAGGATCTCGTGCACGTGGAGGATGCGCTCCGCCACCTCGTTCGGTCCGCCGGCGAAGACCATCCCCGAGCGCTCCAGATCGCGCTCCCGGCCCGCGGGCGCCCGCCCCCGCCGGCCGATCTCCGCCATCCCGGTCTCGAACATCCGAAGCTCGTGCTCCAGGTAGGTCCGCTTCGCCTCGCGGTCGTTCTCGCCCACGAACCCGTGCACGGCGACCGCGACCTCGGCTGCGTCGGCGGGGTGGCCGGCCTCTGCCCAGGCATCGCGGTACGCGCG
This genomic window contains:
- the glgX gene encoding glycogen debranching protein GlgX, producing the protein MDIKVLPGTRSPLGATWDGEGVNFALFSEKATDVELCLFDPADHTVETARVRLRDTTAHVWHGYIPGLKPGQPYAFRVEGSYEPAQGLRFNPHKLVLDPYTRAVAGKVAWAPEVFGYPLGDPGEDMARDERDSAAQMPRGIVVDPAFDWKGDRRPRTPWHRTVIYEAHVKGLTALHPDVPQELRGTYAGVAHPAVVEHLKSIGVTALELLPIHDFVDDGYLIDKGLTNYWGYSTLNFFSPDARYSGSGDRGGQVNEFKEMVRALHAAGIELILDVVYNHTAEGNHLGPTLSFKGIDNPTYYRLMKDDPRFYMDYTGTGNSLNARHPQVIKLINDSLRYWVQEMHVDGFRFDLASTLAREEHAVDRLSSFFDVIHQDPVLSEVKLIAEPWDIGEGGYQVGNFPVLWTEWNGKYRDDVRTFWRSEPGTINEMAYRLTGSSDLYGNDGRKAYASINFITAHDGFTLHDLVSYNEKHNEANGEENRDGHDHNISYNFGAEGPTDDPAILAEREKQKRNFLATLLLSQGVPMICGGDEMGRTQNGNNNAYCQDNEISWLHWDLDERNQDLLEFTRRVATLRREHPVFRRRHFFQGRKIRGSELEDIRWLRPDGQEMEDEEWNSDMRAFGILLGGDAMMEWDEQGERVVDDTFLLLFNGAPEPAAFTLPGTPTPANWEVMVDTSRPAAEQEGRKQAPESSLEMPGRSMMVLRRLEER
- a CDS encoding PAS domain-containing protein, whose protein sequence is MKIEDALEHVSDGVVGLDAEFRVAYANGRAELLLGKRSVDLVGQGWWEIFPYLVGSPAERDLRAVATGRLARHFKVFHPPRYAWHEVTAVPSGDGILLVMRDVTDVTRARQQETVREAVREVIDLAPVAISVMRGPDHRVEIMNQFSRQLLGGRDLEGRTVRSVLPELEGQGLFEILDGVYTSGEPFQGSEVPIAFDRVGDGTMYEGFFNFSYQPLFSVDGQVNGVLSVSVEVTDLVLERSRLEQRAAEQEAVLARLGGGAAAADGEGPG
- a CDS encoding PLD nuclease N-terminal domain-containing protein; translation: MPFGLGFMEMILVMAMFSSVFLLWPWALYECLVKESSEGNTKIAWALAILLAPVLGALLYLVVRRPQRRSELGR
- a CDS encoding NAD(P)H-binding protein yields the protein MRIGISGASGQLGAATVAELVRRGGHDVVGISRSPERVTAPVEGRMGDYDRPETLAAAYAGLDRVLIIPTGEMGPGRRAGQSLAAIDAAVAAGVGHIVLMSSAGTRAAEEPDIYASYWAAEQHLMRAAPRWTILRMNYYAEAFLQEAQMSLQGGVLTGLGENRVAFVWREDVAAAAAGILAGEGHEGAIYNATGPETLSGVERAALVAEASGQPFSFAALPQAVLRQGMEGAGLPAPVVGVVLSIQEKFVQSGFDIVTGDVERLAGRKPRALRDLLRGAFSGNRRAF
- a CDS encoding DoxX family protein, whose protein sequence is MHTEPRSRALHVTLWVVQLLLAAFFVMAGINHGLNPIAEAAQSSPWITDVPVWMARFIGFAELAGAAGLILPAATRIKPWLTPLAAAGLAVVMLLAAAFHVTRGEASVLAFNLIPALLAAFVAWGRSGPARIVPRA